A single region of the Streptomyces sp. AM 4-1-1 genome encodes:
- a CDS encoding polyketide synthase: MYTDVPTHSVAVIGMGGRFAKAPDVPAFWANLVAGRDCFQRDEVPVVEDLGDDTSRVSSWGIAPHRDTYDAGLIGVAGLDPQHGILQESMWQAVEDSGTRISAIGDRTAVYAGCARTKHIPRAAFGDVVGVDPTFSGPYFSYLRDLWGESVMVDSACATATVNVHLACQSLRLHACDYAIAGAVAIMEENDGTYLRTPRSIYSTEGIMRPFDRRNNGVVPGDGSGAVLLRRLEDAVRDGDPIHAVIRGSAVNNDGHGKPGFVVPGVEGKVRVVRKALALAGLDGADIDYVETHGVGIPMNDQIEATALIEALGTEGPPVALGSVKASVGHCDTAAGMAALIKTSLAIREGFLPATPNTSDPIEEITRHGDRFGIVPEGRPWTSNGRPRTAGLMSAAVGGTNAFLVIEEPPAPPGAGAALPRP, from the coding sequence ATGTACACGGATGTGCCGACCCATTCGGTCGCCGTCATCGGAATGGGCGGCAGGTTCGCCAAGGCGCCGGACGTCCCGGCGTTCTGGGCGAACCTGGTCGCCGGCCGGGACTGCTTCCAGCGGGACGAGGTTCCCGTGGTCGAGGATCTGGGCGACGACACCTCACGGGTCTCCTCCTGGGGAATCGCCCCGCACCGGGACACGTACGACGCCGGGCTCATCGGCGTGGCGGGCTTGGACCCGCAGCACGGAATCCTCCAGGAGTCCATGTGGCAGGCCGTCGAGGACTCCGGCACCAGGATCTCCGCGATAGGGGACCGCACCGCGGTGTACGCCGGGTGCGCGCGGACCAAGCACATACCCCGGGCCGCCTTCGGCGATGTCGTGGGCGTCGACCCGACCTTCTCGGGCCCCTACTTCTCCTATCTGCGGGACCTCTGGGGCGAGAGCGTCATGGTCGACTCGGCGTGCGCGACCGCGACGGTGAACGTGCACCTGGCGTGCCAGAGCCTGCGGCTGCACGCCTGCGACTACGCCATCGCCGGGGCGGTCGCGATCATGGAGGAGAACGACGGCACCTACCTCCGTACACCCCGCAGCATCTACTCGACCGAGGGCATCATGCGCCCGTTCGACCGGCGCAACAACGGGGTGGTGCCCGGCGACGGCTCCGGCGCCGTGCTCCTGCGCCGGCTGGAGGACGCCGTCCGGGACGGCGACCCGATCCACGCCGTGATCCGCGGCAGCGCGGTCAACAACGACGGCCACGGGAAGCCGGGGTTCGTCGTCCCCGGCGTCGAGGGCAAGGTCAGGGTCGTGCGGAAGGCACTGGCGCTGGCCGGTCTGGACGGCGCGGACATCGACTACGTCGAGACGCACGGCGTCGGTATCCCGATGAACGACCAGATCGAGGCGACGGCCCTGATCGAGGCACTGGGCACCGAGGGGCCGCCGGTGGCCCTCGGTTCCGTCAAGGCGTCCGTCGGCCACTGCGACACCGCCGCGGGCATGGCGGCCCTGATCAAGACGTCCCTCGCGATCCGTGAGGGATTCCTGCCGGCCACTCCGAACACGAGTGATCCCATCGAGGAGATCACCCGCCATGGCGACCGGTTCGGCATCGTGCCCGAGGGCCGTCCATGGACATCGAACGGCCGGCCGCGCACGGCGGGCCTGATGTCGGCCGCCGTCGGGGGAACGAACGCGTTCCTCGTCATCGAGGAGCCTCCGGCGCCACCGGGCGCCGGGGCCGCACTTCCTCGTCCGTAA
- a CDS encoding nuclear transport factor 2 family protein has product MSAKIDADLYIEVKNFYARQMRVLDDLDIEQFIRTFTENGSVAHPHRGEKTVGHDNMRIKMNSMLPGYNGLVTRHWFDHFLLEEYEVDALRVTYYSLVTQSNADYQVTFYSSSSVEDIMIRQDGELRIRDRVIYRDHPEKGRVI; this is encoded by the coding sequence ATGTCAGCGAAGATCGACGCCGACCTGTACATCGAGGTCAAGAACTTCTACGCCCGTCAGATGCGCGTGCTGGACGACCTGGACATCGAGCAGTTCATCCGCACGTTCACCGAGAACGGCTCGGTCGCCCACCCCCACCGCGGTGAGAAGACGGTGGGTCACGACAACATGCGCATCAAGATGAACTCCATGCTCCCGGGGTACAACGGGCTGGTCACCCGCCACTGGTTCGACCACTTCCTGCTTGAGGAGTACGAGGTCGACGCGCTGCGGGTCACGTACTACTCGCTGGTGACCCAGTCCAACGCCGACTACCAGGTCACCTTCTACTCCTCCTCCAGCGTCGAGGACATCATGATCCGCCAGGACGGCGAACTGCGCATCCGTGACCGGGTCATCTACCGCGACCACCCCGAGAAGGGCCGCGTCATCTGA
- a CDS encoding amino acid adenylation domain-containing protein: MSPGPPPAEWNDTSRPFEDSVSMVDLVERQVHRAPDNPAVRLAGGKSMSYRELWTDAGLLAGYLRSRGVGRGQYVGVLVENSYTSVVAVLGALRAGAAYVPLDVRWPASRVAKPIEQLGIEWIVTGERWARQAEEAAGIAGVTTRLVCADPNTGTAEPLDEEAIGLLWDAIAEDPDLARASGFNHNPADQVTDAEIRAYVEHVRDLVLADRPSPRVVEVGCGAGLVASALKGRVASYTGLDISEVALRRAERELGEDTRLVHATAGQLGAVVAPAGADVVLMASVVQFFPGYEYLRSVLKDALVALVPGGAVVLADVVEPTDGPDAGHLTLSSSWFEGLGDALGLPVEVEIHRRSGERWNAALRDRYDVVLRRGTGEPTRPSPVVSTWRDVEGARRLPLPGGPVADDIAYVIFTSGSTGVPKGVTVRHRSAVNIIQWVNNRYSVGADDCLLWVTALTFDLSVYDLLGTLAAGACLRVVTPDELTDPELLMEIMLKEPITFWDSAPAALSLVMSVAEEPAAGAAPPSLRLVFLSGDWVPLTLPDRVRHHFPRARFVALGGATEATIWSNYFEVEEIDPAWASVPYGRPIDNARYYVLDEARQVCPIGVEGDLYIAGVAVADGYAGDPELSAAKFLPDTVDGGPGERMYATGDRARWTEGGHLEFLGRQDDQVKIRGYRIELGEIMAALRQVPGVVDCAVTTVAGATGPELVAAAATGDNERGLTSLSVRRVLAGLLPSYMVPEHVLLMPALPVGPTGKVDRKALAAAAPRCERDT; encoded by the coding sequence GTGTCCCCCGGACCGCCCCCGGCCGAATGGAACGACACCAGCCGTCCCTTCGAGGACAGCGTTTCCATGGTCGACCTGGTCGAGCGCCAGGTGCACCGGGCACCCGACAACCCCGCCGTCCGGCTGGCGGGCGGAAAGTCCATGTCCTACCGGGAGTTGTGGACCGACGCCGGTCTGCTCGCCGGATACCTCCGGAGCCGTGGAGTGGGACGGGGGCAGTACGTGGGCGTCCTCGTCGAGAACTCCTACACCTCGGTGGTCGCCGTACTGGGCGCGCTGCGCGCCGGCGCGGCCTACGTGCCGCTGGACGTCCGGTGGCCGGCGTCCCGAGTGGCCAAGCCCATCGAGCAGTTGGGCATCGAGTGGATCGTCACCGGGGAACGCTGGGCCCGGCAGGCGGAGGAAGCCGCGGGCATCGCCGGTGTCACGACGCGTCTGGTGTGCGCGGACCCGAACACCGGGACCGCGGAACCGCTCGACGAGGAGGCCATCGGCCTGCTCTGGGACGCGATCGCCGAGGACCCGGACCTCGCCCGCGCCTCCGGCTTCAACCACAACCCGGCGGACCAGGTCACCGACGCCGAGATCCGGGCGTACGTGGAGCACGTCCGCGACCTCGTCCTGGCGGACCGGCCGTCCCCGCGTGTCGTCGAGGTCGGCTGCGGTGCCGGGCTCGTCGCGAGCGCGCTGAAGGGCCGGGTCGCCTCCTACACCGGCCTGGACATCTCGGAGGTCGCGCTGCGGCGCGCGGAACGCGAACTCGGCGAGGACACCCGGCTGGTGCACGCCACCGCCGGCCAACTGGGCGCGGTCGTGGCACCCGCCGGCGCCGATGTCGTCCTGATGGCCAGCGTGGTCCAGTTCTTCCCCGGCTACGAGTACCTGCGGAGCGTCCTCAAGGACGCGCTCGTCGCGCTCGTGCCCGGCGGGGCCGTCGTACTGGCGGACGTCGTGGAACCCACCGACGGGCCGGACGCCGGACATCTGACCCTGTCCTCCTCCTGGTTCGAAGGACTCGGCGACGCACTCGGTCTCCCGGTCGAGGTGGAGATCCACCGCCGCTCGGGCGAGCGGTGGAACGCCGCGCTGCGGGACCGGTACGACGTCGTGCTGCGCCGGGGCACGGGCGAACCCACGCGTCCGAGCCCGGTGGTCAGCACCTGGCGGGACGTCGAGGGCGCGCGCCGACTGCCGCTGCCCGGCGGGCCGGTCGCCGACGACATCGCGTACGTCATCTTCACCTCCGGCTCCACCGGGGTCCCGAAGGGTGTCACGGTGCGTCACCGCAGCGCGGTGAACATCATCCAGTGGGTCAACAACCGCTACTCGGTGGGGGCCGACGACTGCCTGCTCTGGGTCACCGCGCTGACCTTCGACCTCTCCGTGTACGACCTCCTGGGCACCCTCGCCGCGGGGGCCTGCCTGCGCGTCGTCACCCCGGACGAACTCACCGACCCGGAACTGCTCATGGAGATCATGCTCAAGGAGCCGATCACCTTCTGGGACTCGGCCCCGGCGGCGCTGAGCCTGGTGATGTCGGTCGCCGAGGAGCCGGCCGCCGGGGCCGCTCCGCCGAGCCTGCGGCTCGTCTTCCTCAGCGGCGACTGGGTGCCGCTGACCCTTCCGGACCGGGTCCGCCACCACTTCCCCCGGGCCCGGTTCGTCGCCCTGGGCGGAGCGACCGAGGCGACGATCTGGTCGAACTACTTCGAGGTCGAGGAGATCGACCCGGCCTGGGCGAGCGTCCCCTACGGCCGGCCGATCGACAACGCCCGCTACTACGTCCTGGACGAGGCCCGGCAGGTGTGCCCGATCGGCGTGGAGGGCGACCTGTACATCGCGGGGGTGGCGGTGGCCGACGGCTACGCTGGAGACCCCGAGCTGTCGGCGGCCAAGTTCCTGCCGGACACGGTCGACGGCGGTCCCGGTGAACGCATGTACGCCACCGGCGACCGCGCCAGATGGACGGAGGGCGGACACCTCGAATTCCTCGGACGGCAGGACGACCAGGTCAAGATCCGGGGCTACCGCATCGAGTTGGGCGAGATCATGGCGGCGCTGCGCCAGGTCCCCGGCGTCGTCGACTGCGCCGTCACCACGGTGGCGGGAGCCACCGGACCGGAGCTGGTGGCCGCCGCCGCGACCGGGGACAACGAGCGGGGACTGACGAGTCTGTCGGTGCGCCGCGTGCTCGCCGGGCTGCTCCCCAGCTACATGGTCCCGGAGCATGTGCTGCTCATGCCCGCCCTGCCCGTGGGCCCCACCGGAAAGGTCGACCGCAAGGCCCTGGCCGCGGCGGCTCCCCGCTGCGAGCGGGACACCTGA
- a CDS encoding M28 family metallopeptidase, whose protein sequence is MKSSNALRTTLATCAAAGLVLSLTTGAQASAPHTHRTHKAAPDISVKAVQKHLYALQKIADRNGGHRAHGSAGYQQSLDYVKGILDRAGFKTSVQEFEFGGKKSYNLLADWPKGGNRHGETLMVGAHLDSVDTSPGINDNGSAVAAVLETALAVSKGEIKPNKHLRFAWWGTEEETFIGSTYYVDHLTPAERGRISAYVNFDMIASPNPGYFVYDQDAEIEGLFKDFFRRKGIDTEPATALDGRSDHESFRAKGIRVGGTFTGSAEIKTAAQVRKWGGTADEAMDKCYHLACDTPANINKKALDLNSDAMAYVVTRLSS, encoded by the coding sequence TTGAAGTCCAGCAATGCCCTGCGCACGACTCTCGCGACCTGCGCCGCCGCCGGTTTAGTCCTCTCCCTCACCACCGGGGCCCAGGCTTCCGCGCCTCATACGCACAGGACGCACAAGGCCGCCCCGGACATTTCCGTCAAGGCTGTGCAGAAGCATCTCTACGCACTGCAGAAAATCGCCGACAGGAACGGCGGCCACCGGGCGCACGGAAGTGCCGGATACCAGCAGTCCCTCGACTACGTCAAGGGCATTCTGGACAGGGCCGGCTTCAAGACCTCGGTCCAGGAGTTCGAGTTCGGCGGAAAGAAGAGCTACAACCTTCTCGCCGACTGGCCGAAGGGCGGCAACCGGCACGGCGAGACCCTGATGGTCGGAGCGCACCTGGACTCGGTGGACACCAGCCCCGGCATCAACGACAACGGAAGTGCCGTCGCCGCCGTCCTCGAAACCGCGCTCGCCGTGTCCAAGGGCGAGATCAAACCGAACAAGCATCTGCGTTTCGCCTGGTGGGGCACGGAGGAGGAAACCTTCATCGGCTCGACGTACTACGTCGACCACCTCACCCCGGCAGAACGCGGCAGGATCAGCGCCTACGTGAACTTCGACATGATCGCCTCGCCCAACCCGGGGTACTTCGTCTACGACCAGGACGCCGAGATCGAGGGCCTGTTCAAGGACTTCTTCCGGCGCAAGGGCATCGACACCGAGCCGGCGACGGCGCTCGACGGGCGCAGTGACCACGAGTCCTTCCGCGCCAAGGGCATCCGTGTCGGCGGCACCTTCACCGGCTCGGCCGAGATCAAGACCGCCGCGCAGGTGCGGAAGTGGGGCGGCACCGCCGACGAGGCCATGGACAAGTGTTACCACCTCGCCTGCGACACCCCCGCGAACATCAACAAGAAGGCCCTCGACCTCAACAGCGACGCCATGGCGTACGTCGTGACGCGGCTGAGCTCCTGA
- a CDS encoding DUF3073 domain-containing protein has protein sequence MGRGRARAKQAKVARELKYSTSVTDFEALQRELAGGSTVRNKDPEPDQEFPEYQPFERSYREE, from the coding sequence ATGGGTCGTGGTCGCGCGCGCGCCAAGCAGGCGAAGGTCGCCCGGGAACTCAAGTACTCCACGTCCGTGACGGACTTCGAGGCTCTACAGCGGGAGCTCGCCGGCGGGTCGACGGTTCGGAACAAGGACCCCGAGCCCGACCAGGAGTTTCCGGAGTATCAGCCGTTTGAGCGCTCCTACCGCGAAGAGTGA
- a CDS encoding alpha/beta fold hydrolase → MESRWLKRFERTSPSGVRLLCFPHAGGAASAYLSLSGALAPDVDVRAVQYPGRQDRHREPPVESIIGLAHHIADEVVSALGTERPYAFFGHSMGAAIAYETARRLEEMSVPAPVRLFLSGRGRPTVVPPPSDRIVGDPALIAEMGRLGGAGLLLEEPELLEMVMPAVRADYLALRTYTWCPGPPLHIPFTVLVGDDDPVVTPDRAADWLEESALPGECHVFPVGHFYLDEYADEVAAVIRKALGGVRTG, encoded by the coding sequence ATGGAGAGCCGGTGGCTCAAACGGTTCGAGCGCACATCCCCGAGCGGGGTGCGACTGCTCTGCTTCCCGCACGCGGGCGGCGCCGCCAGCGCCTATCTGTCGCTGTCCGGCGCGCTGGCCCCTGACGTCGATGTGCGCGCCGTCCAGTACCCGGGGCGCCAGGACCGCCATCGGGAACCGCCCGTCGAGTCGATCATCGGGCTCGCCCATCACATCGCGGACGAGGTGGTGAGCGCTCTCGGCACCGAGCGGCCCTACGCGTTCTTCGGGCACAGCATGGGTGCGGCGATCGCGTACGAGACGGCCCGACGGCTGGAGGAGATGTCGGTGCCCGCGCCCGTGCGGCTCTTCCTGTCCGGGCGCGGGCGTCCCACCGTGGTGCCGCCCCCCAGCGACCGGATCGTCGGCGACCCGGCCCTGATCGCCGAGATGGGCCGCCTCGGTGGGGCCGGACTCCTGCTGGAGGAACCGGAGTTGCTGGAGATGGTGATGCCCGCCGTGCGTGCGGACTACCTGGCCCTTCGTACGTACACCTGGTGCCCGGGGCCACCGCTGCACATCCCGTTCACCGTGCTGGTCGGGGACGACGACCCGGTCGTCACCCCGGACCGGGCGGCCGACTGGCTGGAGGAGTCCGCGCTGCCGGGCGAATGCCATGTCTTTCCGGTGGGGCACTTCTATCTGGACGAGTACGCGGACGAGGTGGCCGCGGTGATCAGGAAGGCGCTCGGCGGCGTGCGCACCGGATGA
- a CDS encoding DUF6232 family protein produces MPTSLDLTVTKRLLWVGGAVYPLQNVARVYTFVLHPRRAEAVRRFLKRAALTLIVAMAFTLFGAIADFLSREDSGFDGFITFTWIAAVGGLIYFFADMLAVVTASSHFVMAVESNGLSTALVTGQPEQLNQLVHRIAHAIENPETELQVRVERLTISNPSNYYFGDAVNMYGGSGNVGMANS; encoded by the coding sequence ATGCCGACCTCGCTCGATCTCACCGTCACCAAAAGGCTGTTGTGGGTGGGAGGGGCGGTCTACCCGCTCCAGAACGTCGCCCGGGTCTACACCTTCGTACTCCACCCCCGGCGGGCGGAGGCGGTGCGCCGGTTCCTGAAACGGGCGGCGCTGACGCTCATCGTCGCGATGGCGTTCACGCTGTTCGGGGCGATCGCCGACTTCCTCTCGCGGGAGGACTCCGGCTTCGACGGCTTCATCACGTTCACCTGGATCGCCGCCGTGGGCGGCCTGATCTACTTCTTCGCGGACATGCTCGCCGTGGTGACCGCCTCCTCGCACTTCGTCATGGCCGTCGAGTCGAACGGCCTGTCGACCGCGTTGGTCACCGGGCAGCCCGAGCAGCTGAACCAGCTCGTCCACCGGATCGCGCACGCGATAGAGAACCCGGAGACCGAACTCCAGGTGCGGGTGGAACGGTTGACGATCAGCAACCCCAGCAACTACTACTTCGGCGACGCCGTGAACATGTACGGCGGCTCCGGCAACGTGGGGATGGCGAACTCATGA